A portion of the Penaeus monodon isolate SGIC_2016 chromosome 28, NSTDA_Pmon_1, whole genome shotgun sequence genome contains these proteins:
- the LOC119591287 gene encoding BUB3-interacting and GLEBS motif-containing protein ZNF207-like yields MFSRTLVVVLALGSLVDVEAKPAPSPQILPYGVTSPVLPNHALPLTAASMMFQSPMLPMHPPMVLPHPPAMPVHPPMLLPQSPMLPMHPPVLPHSPMLPAPMIPPMFPGHPPMMPMLG; encoded by the exons ATGTTTTCGAGAACA CTCGTTGTGGTACTGGCCTTAGGGTCCCTGGTCGACGTCGAGGCCAAACCAGCACCCAGTCCCCAGATTCTTCCTTATGGCGTCACCAGCCCCGTCCTGCCTAACCACGCTCTTCCCTTGACAGCGGCTTCAATGATGTTCCAGTCACCAATGCTTCCTATGCACCCACCTATGGTCCTTCCTCATCCACCAGCCATGCCTGTTCACCCCCCTATGCTCCTTCCTCAATCACCAATGCTACCTATGCACCCGCCTGTGTTACCTCATTCACCAATGCTTCCTGCACCGATGATCCCACCAATGTTTCCCGGTCATCCACCGATGATGCCAATGTTAGGTTAG
- the LOC119591288 gene encoding splicing factor 3A subunit 2-like: MIVYKAMMKKESHISFSFLLGSASTPKMFLRMLVVALALGLLVDVEAKPAPKPQVLPYGVPNPVLPSMLGGHALPVAPALPCSNMPSLCHHHISSPVMYQPPTAVLAPHPSVLPIHPPMVLPHPPAMPVHPPTVLPHPPAMPVHPPMVLPHQPFMPLHRPIVLPHPSIMPVTSSMFSLQPSMFSVLPSMLNPQPPASSPQSSETPEASPPQPSEFPPTLTIVYPTTQDALPSVGGEAATPFLSLFNPTSSFSYPSMPSMPDASANGPSNSPSSDAKSFRFF; the protein is encoded by the exons ATGATAGTATATAAGGcgatgatgaagaaggaaagtcacatatccttttcttttctccttggtTCAGCATCGACGCCCAAGATGTTTTTGAGAATG CTCGTTGTGGCACTGGCCTTAGGGCTCCTGGTCGACGTCGAGGCCAAACCGGCGCCTAAGCCCCAGGTTCTTCCTTATGGCGTCCCCAACCCCGTCCTGCCTAGCATGCTTGGAGGCCATGCTCTTCCAGTGGCTCCGGCTTTACCATGTTCCAACATGCCATCCCTGTGCCATCACCACATTAGTTCTCCAGTGATGTACCAGCCACCAACAGCGGTACTTGCTCCCCATCCATCAGTGCTTCCTATTCACCCACCTATGGTCCTTCCTCATCCACCAGCTATGCCTGTTCACCCACCTACGGTCCTTCCTCATCCACCAGCTATGCCTGTTCACCCTCCTATGGTCCTTCCTCATCAACCATTTATGCCTCTTCACCGTCCTATAGTTCTTCCTCACCCATCAATTATGCCTGTTACTTCCTCTATGTTCTCTCTTCAACCATCAATGTTCTCTGTTCTGCCATCCATGCTTAATCCACAGCCACCGGCCTCTTCTCCTCAGTCGTCAGAGACTCCAGAGGCATCCCCCCCACAACCCTCAGAATTCCCCCCCACATTAACCATCGTTTACCCCACAACACAAGATGCTCTCCCCTCAGTCGGTGGTGAGGCCGCAACCCCATTCCTCTCGCTGTTTAATCCCACAAGTTCCTTCAGTTACCCCTCAATGCCCTCGATGCCAGATGCTTCAGCCAATGGCCCTTCCAACTCACCCTCTAGTGATGCCAAATCGTTTCGGTTCTTTTAA
- the LOC119590917 gene encoding protein mono-ADP-ribosyltransferase PARP4-like (The sequence of the model RefSeq protein was modified relative to this genomic sequence to represent the inferred CDS: added 12 bases not found in genome assembly), whose protein sequence is MLRIMALFLLVGIVLLPTTRAVFHPYYCYNTPFPTTPPGCIPHVSPYAQTLAHPPLLNTYMPGTPSLPMAPHMPMVSSLLMGSHLPAIPPMPMAPHMPIVPPMTSMATHMPFVPPVTSMATHMPFVPPMTSMATHMPFVPRVTSMATHMPMIPPVPMAPPMNMVPHMPMPLPMTSHAPMIPPLGLSSVLPHANPSVLPQLIPPVHPPVTPPVSIQCYLVSGRPGVFPGC, encoded by the coding sequence ATGGCGCTGTTCCTTCTTGTTGGCATCGTATTGCTCCCCACGACCAGAGCTGTGTTCCACCCGTACTACTGTTACAACACTCCATTTCCCACCACTCCGCCCGGCTGCATTCCACATGTTTCTCCTTATGCACAGACTCTGGCTCACCCCCCGCTTTTGAACACATATATGCCCGGTACTCCATCATTACCAATGGCTCCTCATATGCCCATGGTTTCGTCTTTGCTCATGGGTTCACATTTACCTGCGATTCCACCTATGCCAATGGCTCCACATATGCCTATTGTTCCACCTATGACTAGTATGGCTACTCATATGCCTTTCGTTCCACCAGTGACTAGTATGGCTACTCATATGCCCTTTGTTCCACCAATGACTAGTATGGCTACTCATATGCCCTTCGTTCCACGAGTCACTAGTATGGCTACACACATGCCCATGATTCCGCCAGTGCCAATGGCCCCACCCATGAATATGGTTCCTCATATGCCCATGCCTCTGCCCATGACTTCCCACGCACCCATGATTCCTCCCCTGGGCTTGTCCTCTGTCCTTCCACATGCCAACCCCAGCGTCCTGCCCCAGCTGATTCCCCCCGTGCACCCCCCTGTGACGCCGCCAGTGAGCATCCAGTGTTACCTTGTTAGCGGACGTCCGGGGGTCTTCCCGGGATGCTAG